A single window of Leptospira kanakyensis DNA harbors:
- a CDS encoding caspase family protein → MKSKFLIFLFLTIPTFLAADSNPKRFGFVVGVSEYKELALGDLKTAKSDALGMTKILFSYGSYNRIQTLVQEGSVNSTPTKYNILSHFEALLEETNPEDLFVFYFSGHGVVDYNDRVYLLPEDANPLKPFETGIAVEQLLEMTKKAKLKRVVFFIDACRNPDDGKGEEGRKYLEGSNFRDSEIVSVFYSTKVGYSSYEDPKSGYGVFTKFLIYGLEGRADSNYNGEVSYSELSNYVISSLREWSKTNQKLQKPYTKEYAEKSEDTILTYAVNPETSLADAPLFNPYNPTYAFRSFLFPGWGQYARGQEDKGKIIMSIFALGVLYAGYQYNTYRNDKAAYESAVGIPPNSRVTETVALNYYLIEPYRQRMETSRTNLSQALTALLVLWSANVFDFYLLGPNPKEKSGVLLEFHLENQGYMGMDRIGKLGYAMQF, encoded by the coding sequence ATGAAATCTAAATTCCTAATATTCTTATTTTTGACTATACCAACGTTTTTGGCTGCCGACTCTAATCCGAAGCGGTTTGGATTTGTCGTTGGGGTAAGCGAATATAAGGAATTGGCTCTTGGGGATTTGAAAACTGCCAAAAGTGATGCACTTGGTATGACGAAGATTTTATTTAGTTATGGATCTTACAATCGGATCCAAACTTTGGTACAAGAAGGATCCGTCAATTCAACACCTACTAAATATAATATTCTCTCACATTTTGAAGCCTTATTAGAAGAAACGAATCCAGAAGATTTATTTGTTTTTTACTTCTCTGGGCACGGTGTCGTTGATTACAATGATCGAGTTTATTTACTTCCAGAGGACGCAAACCCTCTAAAACCTTTTGAAACTGGGATTGCAGTGGAACAACTCCTAGAAATGACAAAGAAAGCCAAACTGAAACGAGTTGTGTTCTTTATTGACGCCTGTCGGAACCCAGATGATGGAAAAGGAGAAGAAGGTAGAAAGTATTTAGAAGGTTCAAACTTTCGAGATTCTGAAATTGTTTCAGTATTTTATTCCACCAAAGTCGGATATTCCAGTTATGAGGATCCCAAGTCTGGTTATGGAGTTTTTACCAAATTTTTGATTTATGGATTGGAAGGTAGGGCAGATTCCAATTATAACGGAGAGGTTTCCTATTCCGAATTGTCCAATTATGTGATTTCCTCTTTGCGAGAGTGGTCCAAAACAAACCAGAAATTACAAAAGCCATACACCAAAGAATATGCGGAGAAGTCCGAAGATACAATCCTTACTTACGCAGTGAATCCGGAAACTTCGCTTGCTGATGCACCGTTGTTCAATCCGTACAATCCCACTTATGCCTTTCGTTCCTTTCTTTTCCCTGGCTGGGGACAATATGCACGTGGGCAAGAAGATAAAGGAAAAATCATTATGTCTATCTTTGCTTTAGGTGTCCTGTATGCAGGTTATCAGTACAATACCTATAGAAATGATAAAGCTGCTTATGAATCTGCTGTAGGCATTCCACCGAACTCTCGAGTTACCGAAACGGTTGCTTTGAATTATTATCTGATAGAACCGTATCGGCAAAGGATGGAAACTTCCAGAACCAATCTATCTCAAGCCTTAACCGCACTTCTTGTACTTTGGTCGGCAAATGTGTTTGATTTTTATCTATTGGGGCCCAATCCTAAAGAAAAATCGGGTGTTTTGCTCGAATTTCACCTGGAAAACCAAGGTTATATGGGAATGGATAGAATCGGGAAGTTAGGTTATGCGATGCAGTTTTAG
- a CDS encoding kelch repeat-containing protein yields MRCSFSLFITLLFFQCTIQDKTKNPFDPSTLAGGSVVVLATLAFQNEIQITSRYLPSDYPSFIKTEILDLDFSEPVAAFFTKTNFSISENYKDDLVLRDVFPLSDSKLRVLFSVSSRSEWREPISLFIRRPESFGHYAFSGKQFEFKFPYPRYIGSISEPKGQITSTLLSDGRILLVGGVSISGNTVSTVEILNPETGLSTILPSLNQSLTGMAICTNPDGIVYVSGGKTVPGNITASSQISNRIYRIQSENQTVVELPVLLQKRRYGHTMVCLDDGNLLVSGGQFQVGNDFTAITNEHELISVQSGTSTTLNSSANFTMNTVFHFAEYVGSEHRVFFFGGRDRIDPFAVYSNAIRRLDLNSQVMDVVGDPLPTSRSNVTTISIPGGDQLVLGGVLGGTINVGSRSIESWNKTSGVSKTHGFTTRAKNGSSIVPYSGSQVLFTGGVDTYYKSGILELYDHTEMKNFVVDTMMNARSEHCAVKTNQGIVIFGDSALNDRRVELYGKD; encoded by the coding sequence ATGCGATGCAGTTTTAGTTTATTCATAACTTTGTTATTCTTCCAATGTACGATTCAAGATAAAACCAAGAATCCCTTTGATCCTTCTACTTTAGCTGGCGGTTCTGTTGTTGTACTCGCAACATTGGCTTTTCAAAATGAAATTCAAATCACATCAAGATACCTACCTAGCGATTATCCATCATTTATAAAAACAGAAATCTTGGATTTGGATTTTAGTGAACCAGTTGCTGCATTTTTTACAAAAACAAATTTCAGCATTTCGGAAAACTATAAAGACGATTTAGTTTTAAGAGACGTATTCCCACTCTCTGATTCGAAACTTCGTGTTTTGTTTTCTGTTTCCTCTCGATCCGAATGGCGAGAGCCTATTTCTTTATTCATCCGAAGGCCTGAGTCGTTTGGACATTATGCATTTTCAGGAAAACAATTCGAATTTAAATTTCCTTACCCTCGTTATATTGGTTCTATTTCGGAACCTAAAGGCCAAATCACATCGACACTATTATCAGATGGAAGGATTTTACTTGTGGGTGGTGTTTCCATTTCCGGTAACACAGTGTCTACAGTAGAAATTTTAAATCCTGAAACAGGTTTATCCACAATACTGCCTTCGCTCAACCAAAGTTTAACGGGTATGGCTATATGCACAAACCCCGATGGTATTGTTTATGTATCGGGCGGTAAAACAGTGCCTGGTAATATTACGGCCAGCTCTCAGATTAGCAATCGAATCTACCGAATCCAAAGTGAAAATCAAACAGTGGTTGAACTCCCCGTTTTGTTACAAAAAAGACGATACGGACATACTATGGTCTGTTTGGATGATGGCAACTTGCTTGTGTCAGGTGGACAGTTTCAGGTTGGTAATGATTTTACTGCCATTACAAATGAACATGAACTCATTTCCGTCCAATCAGGAACTTCAACAACTTTAAATTCAAGTGCTAACTTTACGATGAATACGGTTTTCCACTTTGCTGAATATGTTGGAAGTGAACATAGAGTTTTCTTTTTTGGTGGGAGAGACCGGATCGATCCTTTTGCAGTTTATTCGAATGCGATTCGGCGTTTGGATTTGAATTCCCAAGTGATGGATGTAGTTGGGGATCCATTACCAACTTCAAGATCAAATGTTACAACTATCTCTATCCCTGGTGGCGATCAGTTGGTGTTAGGTGGAGTTCTGGGTGGAACTATCAATGTAGGTTCTCGTAGCATTGAATCTTGGAATAAAACTAGTGGGGTCAGTAAAACCCATGGATTCACAACTAGAGCTAAAAATGGAAGTTCTATTGTTCCTTATTCAGGTTCTCAAGTCTTATTTACTGGCGGAGTAGATACTTATTATAAATCAGGAATTTTAGAATTATACGATCACACAGAAATGAAAAATTTTGTTGTGGATACGATGATGAATGCTCGTTCAGAGCATTGTGCAGTAAAAACGAATCAAGGGATTGTCATCTTTGGTGATTCGGCATTAAATGATAGAAGGGTGGAGTTATATGGAAAAGATTAA
- a CDS encoding Kelch repeat-containing protein gives MEKIKSTILLFLLISCKITPGNNLFDPNSPTSLGLLLLSADPVVTMEFSTNRVQPGGVIYVSTNHDFTAKSEGLRLPVSGSGVSPILQVIPRSRFLYEVRMKPTITSGKFSIDLKDYYLNESLLVNPENFEFEIDSQPPILEVRTGNGIDISELQSGFLDIVSNEDIVWEGKLSQVSLSGTAKNSLVVSDMIVSSRNIRLLFAGNPNSNGGILTVSFSGVKDKASNSEGVVMVPVKVFAFKSGPNLNVARRSCVGIELDDGRRLVLGGKAKKEVLINGNGTLSHSEIYDSTLKKFVQGPDMVFRRQEFDAVKLHDGRIFAVGGIGGKIGAVNDGLTATEVYDPITNTWTEGPQLSLPRLFHKMTVLPNGDVLVVGGMSPYKPTQSVGTVELVHITNNPATMTVEIVGNLDDPRGKHTQIFSQTTGKVIIIGGERSDAFGLLSNDFTPKALDSIELYDINTKTLSKSTAKLYKRFNHFVHGLENGEILIFGGMNSRFDDSQPVLRAQIYNPTTDTIRDHKNLLFGREWGSSFVFPYGKDQLIVAGGLEYRTGSGSTFDSIHDTESWSESINRFYMTSRSLNARWDGCDIRYSSTGGGMILGGRIGDILGNTEEYSFE, from the coding sequence ATGGAAAAGATTAAATCTACCATTCTACTTTTTCTGTTGATTTCATGTAAAATTACTCCTGGTAACAATTTATTTGATCCAAACTCACCGACTAGTCTTGGTTTACTTCTTTTGAGTGCTGATCCTGTGGTAACCATGGAATTTTCTACCAATCGTGTACAACCTGGTGGGGTCATTTATGTGTCAACTAACCATGATTTTACGGCAAAATCAGAAGGTTTGAGGTTGCCTGTTTCCGGGTCAGGAGTTAGTCCTATTTTACAAGTCATCCCTCGAAGCCGTTTTTTGTATGAAGTTCGTATGAAACCAACCATCACTAGCGGTAAGTTTAGTATTGATCTTAAGGATTATTATCTAAATGAATCACTTTTGGTAAATCCTGAAAACTTTGAATTCGAAATCGATTCCCAACCACCGATTTTGGAAGTTCGTACAGGAAATGGAATTGATATTTCTGAATTACAATCAGGTTTTTTGGATATAGTTTCAAATGAGGACATTGTCTGGGAAGGAAAACTTTCTCAAGTCAGCTTATCGGGAACTGCTAAAAATAGTTTGGTTGTCTCTGATATGATTGTTTCTTCTCGCAACATACGTTTGTTATTTGCAGGGAATCCGAACTCAAATGGTGGAATTCTCACAGTTTCATTTTCAGGTGTCAAGGACAAAGCCTCCAATTCAGAAGGAGTCGTTATGGTTCCGGTAAAAGTTTTCGCCTTTAAAAGTGGGCCTAACTTGAATGTGGCGAGAAGGTCTTGTGTTGGGATTGAGTTAGATGATGGAAGGCGACTTGTTCTTGGTGGGAAGGCGAAAAAAGAAGTTTTGATCAATGGGAATGGTACTTTAAGTCATAGCGAAATTTACGATTCTACTTTAAAAAAATTCGTCCAAGGCCCAGACATGGTATTTCGACGCCAAGAGTTTGATGCTGTTAAACTCCATGATGGACGAATTTTTGCAGTTGGTGGGATCGGTGGAAAAATTGGTGCAGTAAACGATGGGTTAACTGCAACGGAAGTTTATGATCCTATTACAAATACTTGGACAGAGGGGCCGCAGTTATCATTGCCTCGATTGTTCCATAAAATGACAGTCCTTCCCAATGGCGATGTTCTCGTAGTTGGAGGTATGAGTCCTTATAAGCCAACTCAATCAGTTGGTACAGTGGAGCTGGTTCATATCACGAATAATCCTGCTACAATGACTGTTGAGATCGTGGGAAATCTCGATGATCCTCGAGGAAAACATACTCAGATCTTTTCACAAACTACAGGAAAGGTCATTATTATTGGTGGGGAACGTTCAGATGCATTTGGACTCCTTAGCAATGATTTTACGCCGAAAGCTTTGGATTCTATTGAATTATATGATATCAATACGAAAACTCTCTCAAAATCAACAGCGAAATTATACAAAAGATTTAATCATTTTGTTCACGGATTAGAAAATGGAGAGATACTTATTTTTGGTGGAATGAATTCTCGTTTCGATGATTCACAACCTGTGTTACGAGCACAAATTTATAATCCAACAACAGACACCATTAGAGATCATAAAAATTTGCTTTTTGGAAGAGAGTGGGGTTCCTCTTTTGTATTTCCTTATGGAAAAGACCAACTGATTGTTGCAGGTGGTTTAGAGTATCGCACAGGAAGTGGATCTACGTTTGATTCGATTCATGATACGGAGTCATGGTCGGAATCAATCAATCGATTTTATATGACAAGTCGTTCATTGAATGCTCGCTGGGATGGTTGTGATATTCGTTATTCATCGACTGGTGGTGGGATGATTTTGGGTGGTAGGATTGGAGATATTCTTGGGAACACCGAGGAATATAGCTTTGAATAA
- a CDS encoding Kelch repeat-containing protein encodes MNKSIPLLFFFLIGCTFPSEYGNVFDQKSTQGLFLSTFLNSNQFTCSTDSNGKSFGNVDQILLQCNRELANLDSDYLATANLNVFSNIHFEKIGSDRLLVSFDPLINDGRYELVLSGVVSYVGETLLEDKIPIVIDTQVPTVALVGYIPITDYTFFSARYWDFTVSEPLENFGPPILSGSLASSVVLRSVQKISGNLYRVYFETNFSTNGPGNLTLAFSNSKDDALNVVSNTLTVQLIGLVPGPSLLQGRSEFEAFLNDHGDVIAIYGSKSSAEILRHGTSSFVLTNPSLPQIARGERGVMLDGKNILITGGILPASSIALTPSYIFDSETTAFTPTGNMNGPRHLHNAVKLQDGKVIVLGGIRDYTPVTPAYFTSLNTAEIYDPTTGTFTEITNRMRTPRSFSCSVLLSDGRVFIIGGTDGIFAPKDTTEFYDPTTQTFSWGPTLPVPVGALKCKTLVDGNVLIYGAQLSNLNNSTMLFDVTRNQIFAIANSKYRREWSVASELPDGGILFHGGAYRYDTSEPSRTMEKLDYAKSNSFFDMGMSKYSVSKHSGVKFPDGTLFFLGGEIGGIHHLETEYYGLAH; translated from the coding sequence TTGAATAAATCTATCCCTTTATTGTTTTTCTTTTTGATTGGATGTACGTTTCCTTCTGAATATGGAAACGTATTTGATCAAAAATCGACACAAGGATTGTTCTTAAGTACGTTTTTAAATTCAAATCAGTTTACTTGTTCCACGGATTCAAATGGAAAATCTTTTGGAAATGTAGATCAGATTTTGTTACAGTGCAATAGAGAACTTGCCAATTTGGATTCCGATTATTTAGCAACGGCAAATTTAAATGTATTTTCAAACATTCATTTTGAGAAAATTGGTTCTGACCGGCTTTTGGTTTCTTTCGATCCGCTAATCAATGATGGTCGATATGAACTTGTCCTATCAGGTGTTGTATCTTATGTGGGAGAAACTTTATTAGAAGATAAAATCCCCATTGTTATCGATACCCAAGTCCCCACCGTGGCACTCGTTGGATATATTCCCATTACTGATTATACTTTTTTTTCTGCTAGGTATTGGGACTTTACAGTTTCGGAGCCTTTAGAAAATTTTGGTCCGCCAATTCTCAGTGGTTCTTTAGCTTCTTCTGTTGTGTTACGGTCTGTACAAAAAATAAGTGGAAACTTATACCGAGTTTATTTCGAAACAAATTTTTCGACCAATGGGCCAGGGAATCTTACATTAGCATTTTCGAATTCTAAAGACGATGCTTTAAATGTGGTTTCGAATACGTTAACAGTCCAGTTGATCGGTCTAGTTCCTGGACCATCTTTACTCCAAGGAAGATCTGAGTTTGAAGCTTTTTTGAATGACCATGGAGACGTGATTGCTATCTACGGATCAAAATCCAGTGCAGAAATTTTGAGACACGGTACCTCTAGTTTTGTTTTAACAAATCCTAGTTTGCCTCAGATTGCTCGGGGAGAACGAGGAGTGATGTTAGATGGAAAAAATATCCTCATTACGGGTGGTATCTTACCAGCATCATCCATTGCGTTAACACCCAGTTATATTTTTGATTCTGAAACCACTGCATTCACACCCACTGGAAATATGAATGGTCCAAGGCACTTACACAATGCAGTCAAACTCCAAGACGGAAAAGTGATTGTTTTGGGTGGAATTCGCGATTATACACCAGTAACTCCTGCTTATTTTACGTCTTTAAATACTGCTGAGATTTATGATCCAACAACTGGCACATTTACTGAAATCACAAACCGGATGAGGACTCCAAGATCCTTTTCCTGTTCGGTACTACTCAGTGATGGTCGAGTTTTTATCATTGGCGGAACTGATGGGATCTTTGCACCAAAAGATACAACAGAGTTTTATGATCCGACCACACAAACTTTTTCCTGGGGCCCGACATTGCCGGTTCCAGTAGGTGCTTTAAAATGTAAAACATTAGTAGATGGTAATGTTTTGATTTATGGTGCTCAATTATCCAATTTAAACAATTCTACTATGTTATTCGATGTCACACGAAATCAAATTTTTGCCATTGCTAATTCAAAGTATAGAAGGGAATGGAGTGTTGCATCAGAACTTCCGGATGGGGGAATCCTTTTTCACGGAGGAGCGTATCGTTATGATACAAGTGAACCAAGTCGAACCATGGAAAAACTGGACTATGCAAAAAGTAATAGCTTCTTCGATATGGGTATGTCGAAGTATAGTGTTTCAAAACATAGTGGAGTCAAATTTCCTGATGGTACCTTGTTTTTTCTCGGTGGTGAAATTGGAGGAATCCATCATTTGGAAACAGAATACTACGGACTTGCTCATTAA
- a CDS encoding nucleotide pyrophosphohydrolase: METDEVTLNQLQSEVDDWIKTIGVRYFSELTNLAILMEEVGELSRLMARKYGDQSFKTNESADKIPSEIGDILFVLTCLANQMGISLQDAIQSTIKKNTKRDLNRHKNNPKL; the protein is encoded by the coding sequence TTGGAAACCGATGAAGTCACACTGAATCAACTTCAGTCCGAAGTGGACGATTGGATCAAAACCATTGGAGTAAGGTATTTTTCGGAACTCACGAATTTAGCAATCCTTATGGAAGAAGTGGGTGAACTTTCAAGGTTAATGGCAAGGAAGTATGGAGACCAATCTTTTAAAACTAATGAATCTGCTGATAAAATCCCTAGCGAAATTGGAGATATTCTTTTTGTTCTTACATGTTTGGCGAACCAAATGGGAATCTCTCTCCAAGATGCCATTCAGTCTACCATCAAAAAAAATACCAAACGCGATTTAAACCGACACAAAAATAATCCTAAACTCTAA
- a CDS encoding MBOAT family O-acyltransferase, protein MLFNSFEFLVFFFFTIIVGNILKNRWQKLFFLLTSYYFYMAWQPSSISCSAMAENGFKFYTDRLYCDFKINPYVFILIFSTIIDYFAATLIEKKEDNDSSRGWLLVLSLVVNIGTLGFFKYTDFLLGVVNDIHLLGAYQFPKQNIILPVGISFYTFQSMSYTIDVYNRKIEARKSFLDFALYVAFFPQLVAGPIVRAETFFRDLDFRLSVYKEHIDAAFALILIGFTRKIVFADNLARVVDSTFADYQNLNSIEIWTGALAFGWQIYFDFAGYTDIAIGVARLFGFQFNPNFNFPMSCRNIADHWSRWHISFSTWIRDYIYIPLGGSRVSVIMYIRNIMITWLFAGLWHGAAYHYVGWGIWQGTMLLSHKFYGDTKLAKFLNGKGGITYDLFARVFTMFCLAFGFIMFRAETMEKAIPMMKALVFINDSAAPILRWTNYRFGILLVICFTASYVFSKRQIPTLLTGSWIKYTTFVIVNVLLLLLFGVTESQNFLYFQF, encoded by the coding sequence ATGTTATTTAACTCTTTTGAATTTTTAGTATTTTTCTTTTTTACAATCATTGTAGGAAACATTTTAAAGAACCGCTGGCAAAAACTTTTTTTTCTACTCACAAGTTATTATTTCTACATGGCTTGGCAGCCTTCTTCTATCTCTTGTTCAGCGATGGCAGAAAATGGGTTTAAGTTTTACACAGACAGACTTTACTGTGACTTCAAAATCAATCCTTATGTTTTTATTTTAATTTTTTCAACGATCATCGACTATTTTGCAGCGACGTTAATTGAAAAGAAAGAGGATAACGATAGTTCCAGAGGATGGTTACTGGTTCTTTCACTTGTTGTCAACATTGGAACTTTAGGATTTTTTAAGTATACCGACTTCCTTCTTGGCGTAGTTAATGACATCCACCTTTTGGGTGCGTATCAATTTCCAAAACAAAATATCATCCTTCCTGTAGGAATTTCCTTTTATACATTTCAGTCGATGAGTTATACCATTGATGTATACAACAGAAAAATTGAAGCGAGAAAATCGTTTTTAGATTTTGCATTGTATGTGGCTTTTTTCCCGCAACTGGTTGCAGGTCCTATAGTTCGCGCCGAAACTTTCTTTCGCGATTTAGATTTTCGTCTTAGTGTATACAAAGAACATATCGATGCAGCTTTTGCATTGATTCTGATAGGTTTCACAAGAAAAATCGTTTTTGCTGATAACCTCGCCCGAGTGGTTGATTCTACATTTGCTGATTATCAAAATCTAAACTCAATCGAAATCTGGACAGGGGCCCTAGCCTTCGGATGGCAAATTTATTTTGATTTTGCTGGATACACTGATATCGCAATCGGTGTGGCGAGATTGTTTGGATTTCAGTTCAATCCCAACTTTAACTTTCCAATGTCTTGTAGAAACATTGCAGACCATTGGTCTAGATGGCACATTTCCTTCTCCACATGGATTAGAGACTATATCTATATTCCTCTCGGCGGATCAAGAGTCAGTGTCATTATGTATATTAGGAATATCATGATCACCTGGCTTTTTGCAGGACTATGGCATGGCGCCGCCTATCACTATGTAGGTTGGGGAATTTGGCAAGGAACCATGTTGTTATCTCATAAGTTTTATGGAGATACTAAACTGGCGAAATTTCTAAATGGGAAAGGTGGAATTACCTACGATCTTTTTGCACGGGTTTTTACTATGTTTTGTTTAGCATTTGGATTTATCATGTTCCGAGCAGAAACAATGGAAAAAGCCATTCCGATGATGAAGGCCCTTGTTTTTATCAATGATTCAGCAGCACCAATCCTACGTTGGACCAATTACAGATTTGGAATTTTACTCGTCATTTGTTTTACTGCAAGTTATGTTTTTTCAAAACGACAAATCCCAACTCTACTTACGGGAAGTTGGATCAAATATACTACCTTTGTCATTGTGAATGTATTGTTATTACTACTTTTTGGAGTCACTGAAAGTCAGAATTTTCTCTACTTTCAATTTTAA
- a CDS encoding LIMLP_18675 family protein → MKMIQKWISKWKEFKSKKEASYFGTTLYDELTINPLPSLLLILGTILFFTYSLPYAFYLGKFFYWFVGILEITKVLKIPFLDELRYYHYLSAFVYFYISASLLIDVSRLLKDWNRRTVFVKNEIWQIQRFGFGKKLIKFDLNSDGFQLGLEHGGITDYLGCNRLVWEKNGESKFSTPYFFPYKKNKAIVNRILKR, encoded by the coding sequence ATGAAAATGATTCAAAAATGGATTTCTAAATGGAAAGAATTTAAAAGCAAAAAAGAAGCTAGTTACTTCGGAACAACCTTATATGATGAGTTAACCATAAACCCACTTCCATCTTTGTTACTCATCCTAGGCACAATTTTATTTTTTACCTATAGTTTACCTTACGCTTTTTATTTAGGTAAATTTTTTTATTGGTTTGTAGGAATACTTGAAATTACTAAAGTTTTAAAAATTCCTTTTTTAGATGAATTAAGATACTACCACTATCTATCCGCTTTTGTTTACTTTTATATATCAGCTTCTCTGTTAATCGACGTTAGCCGCCTTTTAAAAGACTGGAACCGCAGAACTGTTTTTGTAAAAAATGAAATTTGGCAAATCCAAAGATTTGGGTTTGGGAAAAAACTCATCAAATTTGATCTGAATTCTGATGGTTTTCAACTTGGACTCGAACATGGTGGGATCACCGACTATTTGGGATGTAACCGTTTGGTCTGGGAAAAAAATGGAGAATCAAAATTTTCAACTCCCTACTTTTTTCCTTATAAAAAGAATAAAGCCATAGTAAATCGAATTTTAAAACGTTAG
- a CDS encoding glycosyltransferase family 4 protein yields the protein MTGNSRYLAEVLRIILPKHKNKEFFLYSNKPIHPIFFDLLGPNTKVVLETKNIPGPIYLNFFLPRRLKRDGVEVFWGTIQMLPFLRLPIPSYVNYHDLNFISAPETMAKWNYFQHKLLSPITMKNADKIFCLSKNTKIEILNFNPKYEEKCLVVYPGVSKPKPTKVTQKFPKDFFLTVGTLEPRKNINRLVDAFLDFKTKHPKDKHSLLILGRKGWGEEGEFLYQKLKDPKIQSLGVQFIEKPEDGILAAAFKQCKVFFFPSLHEGFGLPLLEAMLEDKRCVASDIPVFKEILSDKCDIYVSPKETKDWTHSFELMSGPKKPRSPKFPAKQWTWEETAKKIEEVLFQ from the coding sequence ATGACGGGGAATTCACGCTATTTGGCAGAAGTTCTAAGAATCATTCTACCCAAACACAAAAATAAAGAGTTTTTTCTCTATAGCAATAAACCGATTCACCCCATATTTTTTGATCTACTTGGGCCGAACACAAAAGTAGTTTTGGAAACTAAAAATATCCCTGGACCTATTTATTTAAATTTCTTTTTACCCAGACGGTTAAAAAGAGATGGAGTGGAAGTATTCTGGGGCACCATACAGATGTTACCTTTTCTAAGACTTCCCATCCCTAGTTATGTAAACTATCATGACTTAAATTTTATATCAGCACCAGAAACAATGGCAAAATGGAACTACTTCCAACACAAACTGTTGTCTCCTATCACTATGAAAAATGCTGATAAAATCTTTTGTTTATCAAAAAACACAAAGATTGAAATTCTAAATTTTAACCCAAAATATGAAGAAAAATGTCTAGTTGTGTATCCCGGGGTTTCCAAACCAAAACCAACCAAAGTAACACAGAAGTTTCCAAAAGATTTTTTTCTAACTGTGGGTACCTTAGAACCTCGCAAAAATATCAACCGTTTAGTTGATGCGTTTTTAGATTTTAAAACCAAACATCCTAAAGACAAACATTCACTTCTCATCCTAGGTCGAAAGGGATGGGGTGAGGAAGGTGAGTTTTTGTACCAAAAACTAAAAGATCCTAAAATACAAAGTTTAGGAGTCCAATTCATTGAAAAACCGGAAGACGGAATCCTTGCAGCAGCATTTAAACAATGTAAGGTGTTCTTTTTCCCTTCCCTTCACGAAGGATTTGGGCTCCCACTTTTGGAAGCAATGTTAGAGGACAAACGTTGTGTTGCTTCCGACATTCCCGTATTCAAAGAAATTTTATCCGACAAATGCGATATTTATGTTTCTCCTAAAGAAACAAAAGACTGGACCCACAGTTTTGAATTGATGTCAGGGCCGAAAAAACCCAGATCTCCCAAATTTCCCGCCAAACAATGGACTTGGGAAGAAACAGCGAAAAAAATAGAAGAGGTACTCTTTCAATGA